TCATTAATAATTTAATTGATATTACTAAGATTGATTCAGGTTATATGAATATGCAATTTAAAAATTATAATATTGTCAGTATTGTAGAAGATATTACTTTATCTGTAGCTGAATATATAGAAAGCAAAGGAATTAAGCTTATTTTTGATACAGAAATAGAAGAAAAAATCATTGCCTGCGATGCCGAAAAACTTGAAAGGGTTATGCTAAACTTATTTTCTAATGCAGTAAAATTCACAGAATCTAATGGAACTATACAGGTAAATATACATGATAAAGGAGAAAGTATACTTATTTGTGTGAAAGATACAGGATTAGGCATACCAAAAGATATGAGAGAAAAAATATTTGATAGATTTAGACAAGTGGATGCTTCATTACATAGAAAAGCAGAAGGAAGTGGTATTGGCCTATCTCTTGTAAAATCAATTGTAGAGCTACATAAGGGTTTTATTACTGTGGAAAGTGAAGTTGGAAAGGGAAGTACCTTTACACTAGAACTACCAGCAACATTAGCAGGTGAAGAATATGACATAGATGGAGAAATTGCAGCAACAAGTCAGCCCAATGTGGAAAGGATCAGCATTGAGTTTTCAGATATCTACGCATAGAATGAAACTTTAATAATAATGAAAATATTTAAGACATACCTAAGCCTTCTAGTAAAAACTAGAAGGCTTTTATTGAAGCAAAATATTGAAAATAAGGATCTATTGCAGTAGATGTTTTATTTACATTTTCCTCCTTATCTCTATATACTACAACCTTATTGATTGCCTATTAAAAATCACTCGTCAAAGAAATTTTTCCTTTCTTCCAAGTAAAATGACAATATATATAAACGAGTAGCATATAACATGCAGACATTATTATAGTTTTAGATGGTAAATCTGATATTAAAAAATACCCTTGAATACCTTGAATAATTGCAGCCACTACTACAATAATTTTGAATTTCTTTTCAGAAAACTTAAACTTTGAATTTTCATATGCTTCAGGATATTTTTTAGGAAGCATATATGCTGATATAACTGGTAATAAGTTAGCTATTAAAATAGCACCATTCCCTAATTTTGAAATGAACTCTAATGAAAGTCCACTAACTATTGGAACTGCTCCTACAATGTAGAAAATTGTCAATAAATAATGAGGAGTACCATATTTCTCATTTACCTTACCCATAGATTTTGGTAGCCATCCATCAGCACATGCAATTAGTAATCCTTTTGTAACATGAGAAAATGTTGCATTAAGTGTTGTTGCTAGTGCTGTCATTGCACCTCCTATTACAAAGAATAAAAATAAAGGTTTAGAAAGTATTGCTCTTGCAACATTCGTTAATGGTTGAAAAGCAACTTCTTCTAAAGGTAAAACCGCCACTGCAATAGTTGACATGAATGCATATAATATTCCTATACAAATAGTAGTAGTTATTATTGCTAAAGGTATATCCCTACCAGGGTTCTTCATTTCTCCACCCATTTCAGCTATTACTATGGCACCACTTGTTGCAAAAGTTAATAGTGCTGTTGCTACAAAAAATCCTTTTGCTCCACCTGTAAATAACGTAGGACCTGAAAATACTTCTAAATTCACTTTTGGAATACCACCTATTATAAATGCAATAATTGAAGCAACAAGAACGCTTACCATGACACCCTGGATTTTTGCTGCAAAGTCTACCCCAAATAAATTTAAAATATATAATAGTGTTAATATTCCCAATGCTACCATTTTAACTGGAACATTTGGTACTAGACCTTGAAGATAATCGGCAAAGGATATGGCATACATTGCTATTGTAATTTGTCCTAAAAGAAATAAAAGTAAATAAAAGAACCCCATTTTAGGTGATAATAAGCGGCTTGTATAGCGATATAATCCCCCTGTAGTAGGTACAGATGCACCCATAACTGCAATTGGCATGGTCATAAAAATTGTTAGAAT
This sequence is a window from Anaeromicrobium sediminis. Protein-coding genes within it:
- a CDS encoding sensor histidine kinase, whose product is INNLIDITKIDSGYMNMQFKNYNIVSIVEDITLSVAEYIESKGIKLIFDTEIEEKIIACDAEKLERVMLNLFSNAVKFTESNGTIQVNIHDKGESILICVKDTGLGIPKDMREKIFDRFRQVDASLHRKAEGSGIGLSLVKSIVELHKGFITVESEVGKGSTFTLELPATLAGEEYDIDGEIAATSQPNVERISIEFSDIYA
- a CDS encoding APC family permease, with translation MANKGQLKSQEENLKKVIGLGGAMSISAGQVIGAGIMALTGIGIGLTGGSVVLSFILAAILTIFMTMPIAVMGASVPTTGGLYRYTSRLLSPKMGFFYLLLFLLGQITIAMYAISFADYLQGLVPNVPVKMVALGILTLLYILNLFGVDFAAKIQGVMVSVLVASIIAFIIGGIPKVNLEVFSGPTLFTGGAKGFFVATALLTFATSGAIVIAEMGGEMKNPGRDIPLAIITTTICIGILYAFMSTIAVAVLPLEEVAFQPLTNVARAILSKPLFLFFVIGGAMTALATTLNATFSHVTKGLLIACADGWLPKSMGKVNEKYGTPHYLLTIFYIVGAVPIVSGLSLEFISKLGNGAILIANLLPVISAYMLPKKYPEAYENSKFKFSEKKFKIIVVVAAIIQGIQGYFLISDLPSKTIIMSACYMLLVYIYCHFTWKKGKISLTSDF